The sequence below is a genomic window from Microbacterium abyssi.
CAACAGGGAGGCGGCCGCCGAGGTCGCCAGGCACGTGCAGCTGCTCGGGCACTCCGACGTTGTGGCGGTGACCCTCGCGACGGACAGCCGGCGGGAGCGAGGCCCCATCGCCGCCGAGCGGCTCGCGCGCGCCACCGTCGATGTCACGATCGATCGCCTCGCCGGACTCCGCGACGTGTACCCCGAGGCGCCGGCGGTCTCCGCCGCGGCCAGCTCGATCGATGAGGGCGTGATCGCCGGGCGTGCGCTGCTGGCCGATCCGGCATCCCGGCCCAGCGCGGTGCTCGCGCAGAGCGACCTGCTCGCGGCAGGGGTGATCCGCGCCGCCGAGGAGCTCGGCCTGCGAGTGCCCGAGGATCTCAGCGTCGCCGGATTCGACGGCATCCGCGTCGACGGCATCGGCGAGCACGTGCTCACCACGATGGTGCAGCCGGCGATGGAGAAGGGCCGCGCGGCGGGGGAGCAGGTGGCGCGGATGCTGCGCGGCGAGCCCGCGGCATCGCTGCATTTCACGTGCCGATTCCGCGCCGGAACGACAACGGCCGCGCCTGCGGCCTGACCATTCTGAACCTCGCGGCGACCACCGGCGGGTAAACTGGGAGAAACCTGCCCGCCTGTGCCATCACGGCCGACGAGCCATTGAGGAGCCGCCGATGATCGTGCTCCTCGCTGTGTTCCTCGTCGGGGCTCTGATCCTCCCCGCATTGGTTCGCTGGCTGGGAGCCCAGGCGTTCGCGATCGCCGCGCTCATTCCCGCAGCGGCATTCGTCCACGCGCTCATGATGACGCCGCAGGTCCTGGCAGGGGATCCGTCGCCGTTCGAGAGCATCTCGTGGATTCCGCAGCTCGGCCTGAATCTCTCCATGCACATGGACGTGCTCGGCTGGGTGCTCACCCTCATCGTCACCGGCGTCGGCGCGCTGGTGCTGCTGTACTGCCGCTGGTACTTCTTCGACGACACCACGGAGCTCGGCCAGTTCGCCGGCGTCCTGCTCGGCTTCGCCGGCGCGATGTACGGACTGGTGCTCACCGACGACATCATCATGCTCGTGATGTTCTGGGAAGTCACCAGCATCCTGTCGTACCTGCTCATCGGACACTACCGACGCCGCGCGGCCAGCCGACGCGCGGCCCTGCAGGCGCTGCTGGTGACCACGCTCGGCGGCCTCGTGATGTTCGTCGGCGTCGTGCTGCTCGCCGTGGATGCCGGCACCACGAGCATCATCGAGATTCTCGAGATCGCGCCGACCGGTCCGCTGGTCAATGCCGCGATCGTCATGCTTCTCGTCGGCGCGATCAGCAAGTCCGCGATCTTCCCGTTCCACTTCTGGCTGCCCGGTGCCATGGCCGCGCCCACCCCGGTGAGCGCCTACCTGCACGCCGCCGCCATGGTGAAGGCCGGCATCTACCTGATCGCGCGATTCGCCCCCGTCTTCGCGCTGTCCGACCCGTGGCGTCCGATCGTCATCTCGCTCGGGGTGTTCACGATGCTGCTCGGTGGCATCCAGGCGCTGCGCGAGACCGACCTCAAGCGCGTTCTCGCCTTCGGCACGGTGAGCCAGCTCGGCTTCTTCACCGTCATGGTCGGCTACGGCACGCAGGCGACGGCGCTGGCCGGACTCGCGCTGGTGATCGCGCATGCGCTGTTCAAATCCGCGCTGTTCCTCATCGTCGGCATCGTCGACCGCCAGCTCTCCACCCGAGACATCACCGAGCTCTCCGGCGTCGGACGGCAGGCTCCGGTCATGGCGACGGTGGCATTCATCTCGGTGGCCTCAATGGCCGGCATCCCGCCCACCATCGGTTTCGTCGCCAAGGAGTCCGCCCTCACGAGCCTTCTGGACGACGCGATCGGTGGATCGGTGTGGGGTCTGGTCGCCCTGATCGGCATCGCGCTGGGATCCATGCTCACCGCGGCATATGGCGTGCGATTCCTCTGGGGAGCGTTCTGGACGAAGCGCGACGATCGCGGCGTACGGATGCCGGACACGATATGGCCGGACCCGCCGGTGGGCTTCCTGTCCCCGCCGATGGTGCTGGCCGGCGTGACGCTCGCCGCGGGCATCGGCGCCCCTGCACTGGACACCTCACTGCAGGGCTATGCCCTCACCGCGATCCCAGGGCTCGACGCCGAGGGGATCGCGACGGAGGGGCCGGGGCACCTCGCGCTCTGGCACGGGTTCGAGCCTGCGCTCGGCATCTCCGCCCTCTCGCTGCTGCTCGGCTTCGGACTGTTCCTGCTGTCTCGCCGCACCGGCTGGGATTCCAGGCCGCGACTGCTGCGGTTCACCGCCGCTGACGTGTACGCCCTCGTCATGCGCGGCGTCGACCGGCTGTCGGTCATCACCACCACGCTCACCCAGCGCGGTTCGCTGCCCGTCTACGTCGGCACGATCTTCATCGTGGTCGTGGCCGCCGAAGTCACCGCACTCCTCGCCGGTGACGTCGACCAGCTGAACCTCTCGGCCTGGCACACACCGACCCAGATCGCCGTAGCGCCGATCATGGCCATCGCCGCCGTCTTCGCCGTCCAGGCGCGCAAGCGCTACACCGGCGTCGTGCTCGTCTCCGTCACCGGCCTCGGAATGGTCGCCCTGTTCGCGACCAGCGGCGCGCCCGACCTCGCCCTCACGCAGATCCTCGTCGAGACAGTCACGATGGTGACCTTCGCACTCGTGCTGCGGCGACTGCCGTCGCGGATGGGGGAGCACAACGCCTCCGTCTCCCGCATCCCGCGGGCGCTGCTCGCGATCGGCGTGGGCCTGACCATGGCGTTCGTGGTGATCGTGGCGACACAGTCCCGGATCACCGACCCCATCTCGATCTCCTTCCCCGAGCTCGCCTATGAGATCGGTCACGGCCAGAACGTGGTCAACGTCGCTCTGGTCGACCTGCGCGGCTGGGACACCATGGGCGAGCTGTCCGTTCTCGTGCTCGCCGCCACCGGCGTGGCATCCCTCGTCTTCGTCACGCATCGCGCCGACATGCTCGGCCAGCGTCCAGCCCTCCCCAAGCGCGTTCGCCGCAAGGCGCGGATCATGCCGCTGGTCGAGACGACAGAGGGCGTGCGCTTCCAGACCGCCGAGAACCGCAACAGTCCTCGCGCCTGGCTGATCGGCGGGCAGCAGATGAAGCCCGAGAACCGCTCGATCCTGCTCGAGGTGATCGTGCGCATCCTGTTCCACACGATCATCGTCGTGTCGATCTACCTGCTGTTCGCCGGCCACAATCAGCCGGGCGGCGGGTTCGCCGGAGGCCTCGTCGCCGGCATGGCGCTCGTCATGCGCTACATCGCCGGCGGACGCTGGGAGCTGGGAGCTGCCGCCCCGACGGATGCCGGTCGCCTCTTGGGCGCAGGCCTCATCCTCGCCGTCGGCACCGCGGTGGTGCCGCTGTTCTTCGGCGCAGCGCCGCTGACGAGCACCTTCTGGGAGTGGGAGATCCCCGGGATCGGGCACATGGAGTTCGTCACGTCCACGATCTTCGACATCGGCGTGTACCTCGTCGTGATCGGCCTCGTGCTCGACGTGCTGCGCAGTCTCGGCGCCGAGGTCGACCGGCAGGCCCAGCAGTTGCGATCGCGGGCGGTGACCAGCTGATGGACGTCTCCCTCACCCTGATCATCGTGATGGCGGTGCTGTTCGCCGCCGGCGTGTACGCGATGCTCGAGCGCAGTCTCACGCGCGTGCTCATCGGGTTCATGCTGCTCGGCAACGCCACGAACCTGCTGCTGCTGATCGTCATGGGCGTGCCGGGGAACGCGCCGTTCTTCGGGTACAGCGACGTCAGCGACCCGCTCCCGCAGGCGCTGACGCTCACCGCCATCGTCATCACGTTCGCCGTCACGGCGTTCCTGCTCGCACTCATCTACCGCTCGTGGCAGCTCGGCCAGGCTGACACCGTCGAGGATGACGAGGCCGACATCGCCCTGCGCGAGCGCACGGATGCCGACGAAGACGTCATGGATGACGAGGACGACACGGGCGGCGACGACGCCACGACCGACTTCGTCGACGTGCGCACGGCTCCCATCACGGTTCTCCACATGCGCGACCACCCGTCGATCCACGATGACGCGCCAGTGGACAGGGCGTGGTCGCGCACGGCATCCGCTCCGACAGAACCGCCGCCCGCCGATGATGAAGAGGAGGACCGCACGTGAGCGCGCTCGTTCCCCTTCTCGTCGCGCTGCCGTTGCTGGGCGCCGCCATCACCCTCGTCTTCGGGCGGAGCCCGCGGCTGCAGGTGTTCGTCACGGTCGCCAGCCTCGCCGCGGTCGCGGTCATCGCCGCCGTGATGCTGATCGCAGTGGACCAGGGAGCGCCGCTGGCAGTCTCCGTCGGTGGATGGCCGGTGCCGTTCGGCATCGTGCTGTACGTCGATCGTCTCGCCGCGCTGCTCGTGCTGATCTCGAGCATCGTGCTCCTCGCGGTCCTGCTCTTCTCGATCGGCCAGGGTGCCGCCGATGGTGCCGACGAGACCCCGATCTCGATCTTCAACCCCTCGTACCTCATCCTCGCGGCCGGCATCTTCAACGCGTTCATCGCGGGAGACCTGTTCAACCTGTACGTCGGGTTCGAGATCCTGCTGGTGGCCTCGTACGTGCTGATCACGCTCGGCAGCACCGAGTCCCGCATCCGGACCGGCGCGGTGTACATCGTCGTCTCGCTCGTCTCGTCGATCCTCTTCCTCGCATCGATCGCGATGGTCTACGGCGCGCTCGGCACCGTGAACATGGCGCAGATCGCCGAGCGGATGAGTGAGCTTCCGCAGGACACCCAGCTCGAGCTGCACCTCATGCTGGTGATCGCGTTCGGGATCAAGGCGGCCATCTTCCCGGTGTCCTTCTGGCTGCCGGACTCGTACCCGACCGCCCCCGCGCCCGTCACCGCCGTGTTCGCGGGCCTGCTGACGAAGGTCGGCGTTTACGCGCTGATCCGCACCGAGACGCAGCTGTTCGCCAGCAACGACATCAACCTGCTGCTGATGATCATCGCGCTCGCGACCATGGTGGTCGGGGTGCTCGGTGCCGTGGCACAGGCGGAACTCAAACGAATCCTGTCGTTCACGCTGGTCAGTCACGTCGGCTACATGATCTTCGGCCTGGCGATCGCGACGCCGGAGGCCATCGGCGCGACCGTGTACTACATCGTCCACCACATCATCGTGCAGACGACCCTGTTCCTCGCCGTCGGGCTCATCGAGCGTCGCGCGGGAAGCACGTCGATCCTGCGCGTGAAGGGACTGCTGAAGGCGGCGCCTCTCCTGGCGGTGCTGTACTTCGTTCCTGCGATCAACCTCGGCGGCCTGCCGCCGTTCTCCGGGTTCATCGGCAAGTTCGCGCTCTTCGAGGCCGCGGCATCCGTCGGCACTCCGATCATGATCGTGCTGATCTTCGGCGGCATCCTCACCTCGCTTCTCACGCTGTACGCGCTGATGCGCGCGTGGAACCTCGCGTTCTGGCGCGAGGAGGAGGACTCCACCGAGACCGATGGCCGCGTCTCCTACCTCGGCAATGCACCCGCCGCCGACGAGCAGCAGGAGCGTCGCCGCATCCCGAAGATCATGACCGTCGCGACCGGCGGCATGGTCGGCGTCACCATCATGCTGACCGTGTTCGCGGGGCCGCTGTACGCGCTGTGCGCGAACATCGGAGAATCGCTGCTGCAGCCGGTCAACCTCGTCCAGCTCGAGGAGGAGGTGAACCCGTGACGCCCGATTCCCGCCGCGGTCTCATGCGCGACATCGCGCTTCAGCTGCCGTTCCTCGCCTGGCTGATCGTGCTGTGGATGCTGGTGTGGAACCAGTTCACGGTGCTTTCGCTCGTCACCGGACTGGTCGTCGCGATCTTCGTCACGCGCGTGTTCCGGCTGCCGACGGTCGAGCTGTCCGGCCGAATCAACCTCTGGTACGGAGCGCTGTTCGTGCTGCAGTTCCTGTGGGCGGTCCTGCGCGGTGCGGTGGCGGTCACCGTTCAGGTCTTCGACTTCCGCCATCAGCCGGGAGCGGCGATCATCGGCGTGCCTCTGCGGTACGCCGACGACCTCATCATGACGCACGTCTCGGTCACATCGTCGCTGATACCGGGCTCGCTGGTCGTCGAGACCGACCGGGATCGCAGCATTCTGTATCTGCACGTCATCGGGGTCCGCAATCTCGACGACGTCGAACATCAGCGGCAGGTCGTGCTGCAGTGGGAGCAGCGGATCGTCCGTGCGCTCGGCAGTCCGGCGCAGTATCGTGCGCTGAAGGCGGACGAACGGGCAGGAGGCGAGCGATGAACTGGTTCGCGGTGAACCCGCTGATGCTGGCGATCGTCATCGTTTTCGGCGTCGCGGCGGTGCTGACGGTGGTCCGAATCATCCGCGGTCCGTCGATCCTCGACCGCGCCGTGGCATCCGACGTGCTGCTGACGGAGATCATGTGCGTGCTCGGCGCCGAGATGGCGGTCAACGGGCATACCCGCAGCATCCCGGTTCTTCTCATCATCGCCGCGGTGGGCGTGTTCGGCTCGATCTCCGTCGCCCGCTACGTCGCACGGAGGGACAACACGACCTCATGAACGTGCTCGGATTCGAGATCCCGGATGCCGTCATCAACACGACGGTGCTCGTGTTGATCCTGCTCGGTGCGGTGCTGTGCCTATCGGCCGCGGTGGGGCTGCTGCACTTCCGCGCCGTGCCGTCGCGTCTGCATGCAGCGACTAAGCCGCAGGTGCTCGGGATCGTGCTGATCTGCCTGGCCGTCGCGCTGTCGCAGCGGTCGGTAGGAGGAATCCTGCTGGGACTCGCGCTGGTGGCGCCGATCGTGCTGATGCAGTTCGCGACCGCGCCGCTGTCGGCCCACATCGTCGGCCGTCAGGCCTACCGGAACGGCACGCCGGAGGAGCGCACCCTTGTCGTGGACGAGCTCGCCGAGTCGAAGCAGACCCCGCCCGGGGCCGGGTAGTCGCGCGGCCGCGTCAGAGCTCGTCGATGAAGCGGTCGATCAGCGCGACGACCGGTCCCGCGTCGAAGATCATCGTCTCGTGGCGGAAGCCGGGGATCTGCGCATACCTGGAGCGCTGCATGGTGGCGGCGAGTCGGCGAGTCCACCGCTCGGGGGCGACCTCGTCGTCCGAACCGCGGACCACGAGTGCGGGGATGGGGATACGAGGACCGAGATCCTCAGGGCGATGATCCAGCATCGCGCGGATCTTGCCGAAGACGCGAGGGCCGGCGCGGAGGTACTCGCGCAGCCCGCGCCAGATCACCACTGGCCTTTCGTGCAGGACGTCCCACAGCATCCGCCATGCCTGCTGCCGCAGAGTGCGCCCGGCCGGGTCGACCGTGGGGCCGGCGAGGACGAGCCCGCCGACGCGTTCCGGAGCTCGGACCGCCATCTCCATGGCAACCTGGCAGCCCATGGAGTGTCCGATCATCACGGCCCCTCGGATGCCGTGCGCACTGAGGAACGCGGCAACCAGATCGGCGTGCGCGGCCATGCCCAGCAACGCCTTCGGCTCGGGCGCCTCGCCGAAGCCGGCCAGGTCGATGCCGATGACGCGTCCGTTCAGGCGCGAGGCCAGGTCGACGAACACGCTGCGTCCCATGCCGATCCCGTGCAGCAGGACGAAGACGCGCTCACCCTCGCCGAACGATTCCGCCACGAGCGACGCACTCCCGTGGCGGAAACTCACCACTGACGCCGGTGCCCCTTCGGGAGCGAGCAGACGAGAGGGCGGCACAGTCCGAGAGTAGCCGAGCAGTCGCCCGCCGCCGTCGGCGCAGCAGGCGGCCGGCCGACGGGATGGCCGCCGGAGGTATGCGAGGATGGCATGTGCTTTCCGAAGACTCCGCCACCGATGAGAGTCAGATCGAGAAGGCGCGATCAGCAGACGCCC
It includes:
- a CDS encoding LacI family DNA-binding transcriptional regulator; the encoded protein is MAASSAPRRATLSDVAHDAGVSTSTASVVFSGKTKVSAATRQRVLEAAAALGYSGPDPMAASLRRGRSGIVAVVLEGQLRAAFLDPVTIPMMDGLTEGIASLGAGVLLLRDDPADDEVSALTTAPVDAAVLIGCSGRTRTSLDVLRSRGLPVVVIEGDAGEGIPRITLDNREAAAEVARHVQLLGHSDVVAVTLATDSRRERGPIAAERLARATVDVTIDRLAGLRDVYPEAPAVSAAASSIDEGVIAGRALLADPASRPSAVLAQSDLLAAGVIRAAEELGLRVPEDLSVAGFDGIRVDGIGEHVLTTMVQPAMEKGRAAGEQVARMLRGEPAASLHFTCRFRAGTTTAAPAA
- a CDS encoding Na+/H+ antiporter subunit A, which encodes MIVLLAVFLVGALILPALVRWLGAQAFAIAALIPAAAFVHALMMTPQVLAGDPSPFESISWIPQLGLNLSMHMDVLGWVLTLIVTGVGALVLLYCRWYFFDDTTELGQFAGVLLGFAGAMYGLVLTDDIIMLVMFWEVTSILSYLLIGHYRRRAASRRAALQALLVTTLGGLVMFVGVVLLAVDAGTTSIIEILEIAPTGPLVNAAIVMLLVGAISKSAIFPFHFWLPGAMAAPTPVSAYLHAAAMVKAGIYLIARFAPVFALSDPWRPIVISLGVFTMLLGGIQALRETDLKRVLAFGTVSQLGFFTVMVGYGTQATALAGLALVIAHALFKSALFLIVGIVDRQLSTRDITELSGVGRQAPVMATVAFISVASMAGIPPTIGFVAKESALTSLLDDAIGGSVWGLVALIGIALGSMLTAAYGVRFLWGAFWTKRDDRGVRMPDTIWPDPPVGFLSPPMVLAGVTLAAGIGAPALDTSLQGYALTAIPGLDAEGIATEGPGHLALWHGFEPALGISALSLLLGFGLFLLSRRTGWDSRPRLLRFTAADVYALVMRGVDRLSVITTTLTQRGSLPVYVGTIFIVVVAAEVTALLAGDVDQLNLSAWHTPTQIAVAPIMAIAAVFAVQARKRYTGVVLVSVTGLGMVALFATSGAPDLALTQILVETVTMVTFALVLRRLPSRMGEHNASVSRIPRALLAIGVGLTMAFVVIVATQSRITDPISISFPELAYEIGHGQNVVNVALVDLRGWDTMGELSVLVLAATGVASLVFVTHRADMLGQRPALPKRVRRKARIMPLVETTEGVRFQTAENRNSPRAWLIGGQQMKPENRSILLEVIVRILFHTIIVVSIYLLFAGHNQPGGGFAGGLVAGMALVMRYIAGGRWELGAAAPTDAGRLLGAGLILAVGTAVVPLFFGAAPLTSTFWEWEIPGIGHMEFVTSTIFDIGVYLVVIGLVLDVLRSLGAEVDRQAQQLRSRAVTS
- a CDS encoding Na(+)/H(+) antiporter subunit C, whose protein sequence is MDVSLTLIIVMAVLFAAGVYAMLERSLTRVLIGFMLLGNATNLLLLIVMGVPGNAPFFGYSDVSDPLPQALTLTAIVITFAVTAFLLALIYRSWQLGQADTVEDDEADIALRERTDADEDVMDDEDDTGGDDATTDFVDVRTAPITVLHMRDHPSIHDDAPVDRAWSRTASAPTEPPPADDEEEDRT
- a CDS encoding Na+/H+ antiporter subunit D, producing the protein MSALVPLLVALPLLGAAITLVFGRSPRLQVFVTVASLAAVAVIAAVMLIAVDQGAPLAVSVGGWPVPFGIVLYVDRLAALLVLISSIVLLAVLLFSIGQGAADGADETPISIFNPSYLILAAGIFNAFIAGDLFNLYVGFEILLVASYVLITLGSTESRIRTGAVYIVVSLVSSILFLASIAMVYGALGTVNMAQIAERMSELPQDTQLELHLMLVIAFGIKAAIFPVSFWLPDSYPTAPAPVTAVFAGLLTKVGVYALIRTETQLFASNDINLLLMIIALATMVVGVLGAVAQAELKRILSFTLVSHVGYMIFGLAIATPEAIGATVYYIVHHIIVQTTLFLAVGLIERRAGSTSILRVKGLLKAAPLLAVLYFVPAINLGGLPPFSGFIGKFALFEAAASVGTPIMIVLIFGGILTSLLTLYALMRAWNLAFWREEEDSTETDGRVSYLGNAPAADEQQERRRIPKIMTVATGGMVGVTIMLTVFAGPLYALCANIGESLLQPVNLVQLEEEVNP
- a CDS encoding Na+/H+ antiporter subunit E, with the translated sequence MTPDSRRGLMRDIALQLPFLAWLIVLWMLVWNQFTVLSLVTGLVVAIFVTRVFRLPTVELSGRINLWYGALFVLQFLWAVLRGAVAVTVQVFDFRHQPGAAIIGVPLRYADDLIMTHVSVTSSLIPGSLVVETDRDRSILYLHVIGVRNLDDVEHQRQVVLQWEQRIVRALGSPAQYRALKADERAGGER
- a CDS encoding monovalent cation/H+ antiporter complex subunit F; the encoded protein is MNWFAVNPLMLAIVIVFGVAAVLTVVRIIRGPSILDRAVASDVLLTEIMCVLGAEMAVNGHTRSIPVLLIIAAVGVFGSISVARYVARRDNTTS
- the mnhG gene encoding monovalent cation/H(+) antiporter subunit G → MNVLGFEIPDAVINTTVLVLILLGAVLCLSAAVGLLHFRAVPSRLHAATKPQVLGIVLICLAVALSQRSVGGILLGLALVAPIVLMQFATAPLSAHIVGRQAYRNGTPEERTLVVDELAESKQTPPGAG
- a CDS encoding alpha/beta fold hydrolase; protein product: MPPSRLLAPEGAPASVVSFRHGSASLVAESFGEGERVFVLLHGIGMGRSVFVDLASRLNGRVIGIDLAGFGEAPEPKALLGMAAHADLVAAFLSAHGIRGAVMIGHSMGCQVAMEMAVRAPERVGGLVLAGPTVDPAGRTLRQQAWRMLWDVLHERPVVIWRGLREYLRAGPRVFGKIRAMLDHRPEDLGPRIPIPALVVRGSDDEVAPERWTRRLAATMQRSRYAQIPGFRHETMIFDAGPVVALIDRFIDEL